The Anopheles bellator unplaced genomic scaffold, idAnoBellAS_SP24_06.2 scaffold01022_ctg1, whole genome shotgun sequence genome segment gacatcagtgttgccaattcccgaaatataaatagtgaccttcgtatgTGACCTTATATATACTCATGCAACGGCTCCAGGCTGATCAACGCGCCCACAATAATAGAAACGAACAACTGTAGAGTCAGAGTATTGAACACTAcgttcaacaaacaaaaagaaaacaacgacGAATACCTCCTCCCAATTTTCGGGAGCAAGCTGATTAGAATAGACCACGCAGAGGAAACGGATGAGATCACCCATCTCAAAATCGAAAATCTAAAGGCAATCCAAGACATCAAGCTGGGCGTGCATCTTTCAAGGAAAACAACGACCATTGGAGGAGGAGTCCTTCTATTGTTAATCATCATTTGTTCTTTCGCAGTCTAATGGGTCTACAAGAAAATCAAGACGGGAAGTAACTGCACCGAAGAAACTACGGAGACTAGAAGAGGACCTCAACCAGGGTCACGGCTCACTCCGGTTAAAAAGTCGTCCGAGGACGGACAACAAACCAAGGGGGGAGACGTTACGCCACGACCAGCCGGCCCAGCTACATCAGCAAAACACCCCAgccccagcgggcaaaaaccgtcgcgcgacctcTGTATTAGCTTCTGCGTAACATCTGGATAGGGAAATTATAAAGAAGCGTGACCGCGCTGtaacgcttcgttataaagaacgctttagcgatgtgtgtgtgtgtgtgttagcccTATTCATTCGTACCCTACCCATCATACCCCTCGTATCACACATTCGTACTCCCCGTTTCGGATCgaaatacgcatcacacgcggtttaaattttaacacctttatttattattggtaaaaaaacacgatcaaaACACCACTATACATACATACAGCGTTCTCCAGCGTCCAACAGCACCGCAGCCTCATGCAGCACTGGTTTACTGATGAAGACCGCTCGTAAGGTTCGGTCAGcagtcgtcacctgaaagtaaaaaaagtatcaacattctttccaattgatcaagcgatcggtttattatacttaccaagctgtgtagaaacgatcTCGGCAGCTgtaacaagcaaaagaaacagataaTTAAcgaaaaactacgccactctgcgcgaacatgacgagcgatctttgatcactctgatcgccaacaacacttgcaatacttaccagattcttccggcgatatattctgcagtcattcggcgaactgtgaactaaaaaataacaagaaattacataaaaatcaacgcttttaaaatatacttaccaccagcggcaccaccaactTGCTTGGAAACtttgcgatcaaaacaaactgcgaactgtcagttttggtgaacggggaacgcacacacatacaccgcgctTTTACACGAggacttcttcttcttcttctttggcactacaaccgctgtgcggtcttgacctgcaccagagacaattgttaatatcaattatccctggtgctatctgttATGTTCTGTACTTGTTACATCTTTATTCGACTCTGATCGTGACTCGACTGACTCCACTGACTGTTCTTGGTGACTCCTTTTATACCCAGAGGAGGCATCGGGCTTCGCCTCCGCTGGCGGCAGGGGGCGTGGCCAACTggtggaaccggaagtgttccAGACTTGCCATGGTGCGGTCGCATACACAACATTTCCTCCGCTTTTTAAAATGTTAGTTACGGGCTTAATCGGTTAGGGGGATATCGCAGTCTCTGCGAACGGCGTACTGGGGGGCTCGGAGGCGAATGGTCATTCCGCTGTCCATGCTGCGTCTCTGGCGTTGTTCCTGTCTCGGATTCCGTGTGTGGCTGTTGAGACGGGTTCGTCTCCTCGTCTAAGTCCCACTGATATGACGGGGAGTTATCGTATGCCCTGTCGACTCCGTCGAACCTGCGAATTTGGTCAATGTGTATACGCTCCCACGGCCCTTTAGGGTATTCCCAGTGATGGCTGTTGAATTTAGGTGGTGCTGGTAATGATTGTTgacggttgttgttgacgaaGATGTCGGTTCACTCGAGCTAGAGGTGGTGCTTNNNNNNNNNNNNNNNNNNNNNNNNNNNNNNNNNNNNNNNNNNNNNNNNNNNNNNNNNNNNNNNNNNNNNNNNNNNNNNNNNNNNNNNNNNNNNNNNNNNNTCGGTCAGCGCCTCGGTTGTTGATGACGAAGATGTCGGTTCACTCGAACTAGAGGTAGTGCTTTCGGTCAGcgcctcggttgttgttgacgaaGATGTCGGTTTGCTCGAGCTAGAGGTGGTgctctcggttgttgttgacgaaGATGTCGGTTCACTCGAGCTAGAGGTGGTGCTTCTCGGTCAGCGCCTCGGTTGTTGATGACGAAGATGTCGGTTCACTCGAGCTAGTGGTGGTGCTTTCGGTCAGCGCCTCGGTTGTTGATGACGAAGATGTCGGTTCACTCGAGCTAGAGGTGGTGCTTTCGGTCAGcgcctcggttgttgttgacgaaGATGTCGGTTCACTCGAGCTAGAGGTAGTGCTTTCGGTCAGcgcctcggttgttgttgacgaaGATGTCGGTTCACTCGAGCTAGAGGTGGTGCTTTCGGTCAGcgcctcggttgttgttgaagaagATGTCGGTTCACTGGTAGGAGCTggtatttttttcttaatgCTCCTTAAGGTGCGCTCGGCGACGATGCCACAGGGTTCTCCGCGAATGGTGCTGGTGTGGATTCTACGTCGATGTCTGTGTGGTCGTCCTCAATCTGGTAGGCACCACCGGGCTTCACTGACTTGCAGACCCTAGCGATGTGCCCTTTCAATTGACACGCATGGCACCTGACTCAGGTGGAGCGCGCAATCGAAGCGGTTGAAGTAGTCGGCGACCGGTGCTTCGTCAGAGGGGTGGCATTCGGGCATTGTGAATGCGGGTACCCTTGGTGTGTTGAAGTTTCCCTGTTGACCCTGGGCGGCCGGCGTAAACGCGTCTCCGATCGACGCTTTAATGGCTTGAGCGATGAGCCCCGAGAGGGCGTCCATTAATTCTGGCGTAGGTTGCAACATCTTTTTTCTGGatcccacttctgacaccAGTTGT includes the following:
- the LOC131214472 gene encoding uncharacterized protein LOC131214472, with the protein product MDALSGLIAQAIKASIGDAFTPAAQGQQGNFNTPRALTESTTSSSSEPTSSSTTTEALTESTTSSSSEPTSSSTTTEALTESTTSSSSEPTSSSSTTEALTESTTTSSSEPTSSSSTTEALTEKHHL